A stretch of DNA from Mucilaginibacter daejeonensis:
CTGTTAGCATCCAGCAGTTCAGGAATGGCATTACCTACCAGTAAGGATTCGATGGTCAGGTAATTGACCTGGCGGCTGGCGTAGTTGTAAATGTAGCTGAACGGCTTTTTAAGGTATACGCCTTGAATCTTGTTGATCACAATGATACTATCGGGCGTGATCAGCGCACGGGCAGCCTCTATGCCTAATATGGCGGTTACCGATACCCAGATCTTTTTGCCATGCTGTATGCGGATATTCAGCGTTACATCGTTGTTCTTCCCATCGATGCTGAGCTGCGTTTTGGCCCTGCCCGAAAAGGTATTGAAAGGCGTTTGCCTGGCTTTTACCGCCGCAACGCGCGCAGCAGCAGGATTAGCTGTAGTAGTAGGCTTGGTCGCTACCGCCACGCTATCGGCGGTGCGGGTGACCAGCTTTTTCTTCGACTTACAGCTGGCCAGTACGGCCAAGCATATCAGTATGATGGGTAGTTTAT
This window harbors:
- a CDS encoding DUF4292 domain-containing protein, translating into MRKSISNKLPIILICLAVLASCKSKKKLVTRTADSVAVATKPTTTANPAAARVAAVKARQTPFNTFSGRAKTQLSIDGKNNDVTLNIRIQHGKKIWVSVTAILGIEAARALITPDSIIVINKIQGVYLKKPFSYIYNYASRQVNYLTIESLLVGNAIPELLDANSNITNGANGNATLSGNLRDLVYSLLVGPDQKVTQTSLANPAVGQSLKVTNSQFIQADEGRVIPSVINITSAVKSKTINAKLEYNRTEFNKVLEYPFSIPERFEPAN